The Jaculus jaculus isolate mJacJac1 chromosome 14, mJacJac1.mat.Y.cur, whole genome shotgun sequence nucleotide sequence AACATAGAGTTTAGGGTTGACTCATGGCAATTTTTCTTTGTCTTACTCACTCGAGATCTCTTCTTTGTTGTCCTCATGATGTCAACCAGCCTCTACATGGTGAATCTCCTTTTCAGACATCATAGGAGAACCCAGCATGTCCACAGCCAGAGCCTCTCCTCCCAGCCATCTCCTGAAACCAAAGCCACTCACAGCATCCTTTTGCTGgtaatttgctttgtgttcttttATTGGTTGAGTAATATTGTCACCATTTATCGATTCTATACTTCTGAGAAAATTCTGAGACTGGAAGGAGTTAATGCTATTTTATCATCCTGCTACCCAGCCATGTGTCCTTTCATACTCATGAGgaataaaaagattattttggccaggcgtggtggcccactattttaaccccagcatttggaagacagaggtaggaggattgccacgagtttgaagccaccctgaaactatatagtgaaatccaggtcagccttgactagagtgagaccctaccttgaaaaacaaaacaaaacaaaacaaacaatgaaagaTCATTTTGCAGTCTACATCAACccttttatttgagggggggggaggctggcttcctgtgtgctgggattaaaggtgtgtgccagcacacccaattaaatatttatgttttatatttttaactatattttatgtatttgagaaaaatgagatagacagagagagaacgggagcaccAGGGTATCCAAcaactgccaaggaactccagaggcatggaccactttgtgcatctggtttatgtggttcctggagggatcctttgactttgcaggcaaaagaattaactgctaagccatctctccagccccatcatcacTTTTTATACTGAGAAAGACTTGTTTTCCAGATGCATTCAGTAGCTGATCTCAACACCATGCTTAAACATCAACAAAGTAATGTACATATACTGATGTgggtgagaaaagaaaaatgtggaacTTCAACCATTGATGTCACCTGAATTTTAATTCTATGTCCTATACATTCGTAAAgctcacattttaaattttacatgaGTAAAAGTCCATGCATGTCATTTTATTCACTTCCACATTTGCTAACTGTTTAAATTATTATAACATGGGAAATAATGATTGGTATTACATATACCATTTTTTAAGTAGATACTTCGTGTGGGTACATCATGCATTGGTACTggtatttccctcttccctgtaaCCATTCATAGAGGACCTTCTTAAgttggattgctggtattcaccattggGTTGTGGGGTATGAACTGTAAAAGCAGTCATTGTGGAGAGGGGCCAGTACATCTAGAcattcccttccaccctgtgTATCTCACAATCTTGCACAAAGGTCCATGACCCTGGTTGGAGGTGTTTTAAGTATAccttaatgttgagctctcagaagcttctggatttctgctttgataagttttcagtatcaccAATGTCTATCGCCATCACCCTGATGGTGGTTGTCAGCTAtgacatggaagcagcactcttgctcagctCATCAATTCCTCTGGGCTTTCACCTGGACTCTGCTGATGTGCAAGAGGTAGATCATCTCCTCCTAAGTAATCATCTGTCTTTTCTTGCTGATAGATTATGGTTGTCCTCCTTTTTGACTACTacttgtaaaagaaaaacaaattccccaatggagagtTAGATCAGCATAGGCTCAAGGGAATGGGCAAAGTTAGTTTGGAGGGATGATGATGGGTGTAGCCTCCTGTGGAGGCTTGATTCAAGGGTCAACCATAAACGTAGGGCTCTGAATGCAGGGTCCCCAGCTAGTCACAATTTGGCAataaaagcctcctggaggcagttcattgttggggatgggcttatggatatAATAGCCAGCTAcctgttgccagtgtttggcacattcttcacTTGCTGTTTGTCCACTTGATGATGGCCAAGAAGTGATATTcaccttctactcatgccatgagtttcccctgccatcatggagctttcccttgtgTCTGTAATCAAGAATAAATCCTCTTTCCACACTAGCTGCTCTTTGTCAgaagttttctgccagcaatgcaaatctgactgtaaCATTTCCCTTTTGGCAAAAGACTAGTGGGTGCTTCTGTTGGAGGCCATCATCCTTGTCTCTGTAGGATTCTGACTTtgctcccagctccagctatgggttcttttccatgGAGTGGATCTCTTAGACAATCACAGAGCCATCATgtacccacctaggctggatgccactattgcacaagtgtgtgcatcttgtcaggctTGATCCATGGGAGGTATTCCATGCCTGGTACAGGAAACCTAGTCTAAACCCTATGGATTGGAAGGTTACGGGTCCTAGGTGTGGGGAGGGAAGCATCTACTGTTATTTGGATCAAGGGCTATGTTGTGCTGATTAAATTTCCCTCTAAAGACTTATGTTTCTGCTCACATAGTATTGCTGCACTCATCCCTGACCTCTTTCACCACATTGTAGTGACTACAATGGTGATGAAaaattcatcaaaatgctgagaagtggcagtaAATGCGTGACATTAAATGCGACATCTTGATGACATcagccagggctcaggaaacattcaATACTGAGGGTGGAAACAtcgaatgtaaaagcaagagGACAGAAATGTTTTCCTCCAGACACAGTTGGCTGTTGCACTCGTGACCTCAAAGTGACCATCATTGCCTACACTGGGCTGAGCCCATGAACATTCTGTCATGGCTGGTGAAGGAGAAAAATTAGAATAAACAcatcaaggggctggaaagaatgctcAGTGGCtcaaagtacttgtttgcaatcCTGGctttccaggttccattccccgtacccacatggaagccagaggcacaaagcagAATTCCTTTGTGATGGCATGGGGCCTTggtgttctctctgtgtgtctctctctctctccctccctcccttctgtgaatataaaaaaaaataaaaagattttaaaaagaaacatacatCTAAATGCTGGACAGACTTATTGGAAGTAGTGTTTAAGTGTGAGAGGGCAATGGGGGAAGGGGAAACAAGAGAGTTGTGGGAGGGAAGTAAGACCAATATACATTATAGACATGTATGAAGACCTTCAGTGGAAAGGGGTGTTcacccaggcatgatggctcatactATTAATCCAATCTCCTGGacggcagaggtaagagggcttctgtgagttggaggccagtctgggactacagaatgaattccaggtcatcctggatagagtgagtccctacctcaaagagaaaaagaaaaaatgagtgtGTTGTTTCAAGactgagggatggctcagtggacaaagtgttGGCTCTCAAGCTGGAGTCCCTGAGATTGACTCCCTGACCTCATGTAAAAAGCCATACACACATACCTAAAAAATGTAAACATAGGTCAGTTGTGGTGGCGAACATCCttatcccagctctcaggattcagaggtaggaggagggctaCAAGTTCGAGGGaagtctgagactccataatgaattccaggatagcctggggaGGCGTGAGTCtgtacctcaataaaccaaaagtGGGAATGAAACCATCATGAAAATTCTACTGGCTTCAGTGACTGATGCTGCTCTCCGACTCATAACCTGCAAGTCCACAGTGATTCCTGCAATCCCACTaaggggccctcagtggagtaggGCCACGGCAGGGGGATGATGGTGCCTCCACCTCAGGTGTCCATATAAAGCTTCAACTTAAAAGTTTTTAATGTCTTGATTTAAAAGTCATAATTGCAAACAACAAAACATTTGCCGATTTATCTGATTACAAAGTAAGGTGGCCCCAGTTCATGTGGAATACTACGGGAGTGAGGGGCAGAACTACTAGGAAACCAGCACGGGGAAGCTCTGTGACGAGGGTCTTCCCAGCCGGCATGACGAGCAGTGTGCTGAGGGATCCCTGAAGGGCTTGGCTGACATTTGGATTCTGATTCTGGAGATAGAAGAgatcttccatctgaaaagtgTTCAAGTTTATCTGGAAATGGATCTTTTATAATTATAGCTATTTAcagggcaccaatttaatgaaataaagagatcaatactagacataaataaggaaatagaaataatgaagaaaaaccagtaagaattattagcaatgaagaacacagtaataatgaaaaaaaaagatctgtagaaaatctcatcaatagaatggattaaggagaggaaagaatatcgAAGCtggaagaacaggtggcagatctaatacagtccaacaaagaaagacATACTAATAGAaatgtatgagtgggaatttcaagatattcgggacactatgaatataacaaacataagaattcaaggcatactagaaggagaatagtttcactccaaaggcatagtaggcatcttgaacaaaatcacagaagaaacctTTTCTGAAAGTGGGAaggaggtgccagtgcagatacaggaatcgtttagaacaccagccagagaaAACCGGgagagaacctctcctcgccatattataatcaaacttccaaacacaaatgaaagaaaagtattgaaagcagtcaaagagaaaaatcaagttacctacaaaggcaagcccatcaggattacagcagattactcaacacaaactttaaaagcaagaagggcttggagtgatgtattccaagttctgaaagttcacaactgtcaaccaaggttacatttcctgcaaagctatccattcaaatagacagcgaaataaggacattccatgacaaaagcaggctaagagtatttgaagacaaaaccagctctacagaaaatacttgaaagaatacttatgctaaagagaaggaaaagcacacatataagaaaccaggaaaaaacaaagaatattcaaatactagttaccaTAACAGAACAAAGGTAGAATCGGAACTACAAAAAACAAtgtcaaacataaatacacacctttcaataatatctcttaatatcaacggcctcaatgccccaaccaaaagccaTAGGTTTGCAgcctgggttaaaaatcaggatcatACAATTTGTCATCTCCCAGAAACTCACCTTaatacaaaggatggacattatcttagggtgaaaagttggaaaatggtgtttcaagcaaatgggcctagaaaacaagcaggggttgctatcctaacatctgacaaggtagaattcagtccaacattagttaagaaagataaggaaggtccctttatattgattaaaggcacaatccaacatgaggacatttcaatcctaaacatatatatgcacacaacatgtgagctcccaaattcatcaatcaAACACTATTCGAACTAACGTCACAAATAACAGCATACACAGTGGTAATGAGTATCTTCAACACCCCAATATAATAATcccagggaaaaataaacagagaggcatctggattaaatgaggtcatagaaggaatggacctaacagatagctacagaacatttcatccaaatgctgcagaatatacattcttttcagcagcacatggaacattctctactatagaccatatattaggacacagcaAATCTTCAcacatacaggaaaattgaaataattcattgcattctgtctgaccacaatggaatcaaactacaaatcaatagcaagaaaagcaatagagcatacacaaaatcatggaaattaaacaatacactagacttccggccaagattgcaaccacctagctgccctgcaaatgccaggaaaagaaaggcaagacattaagggttttactgggacttcttatcagtgggagggctcaGAGGGGGGAACAgtgaatcatggatcccctcgtgggtgggtagcccacccctaacaccaaatagccttcACGCCCTGCAGCCTGCCCCTCTGCGCTCTGTGTCTGCCGCCTGGCTCCGCACCCACCTCTGCCCCACCTGGCAGCCAGACACCCCGCCAGCGCCGCACCTGCTTCCCTGCCCAGATCACGTGCACAGATCGATCCCTGCATGCAGAAGCTCAAACCGCTCTGCACACTTGCGCACACTACTGTTCaggagcccagtcccacagcaattgccacacaagcccagagtgtctcccgcttgcaccagctcaggtgccctctcctacctgtctgTCATGCCCACCATCCTACACTCTTCTGTGGTGGGGGAGTGCTGACTGTTTCCAGGACCCAGGTGTCCCAGCTAGAGTtcgggctgcttcagggctttgtaactcagtccccctccaagctccaaggcaggcagctttggcgcattaccgctccagaattcaggcaactttggcgcccctgtcaggcagtagataggcagctttggcaagtgggagccaaagcccaggctgcctgacaactgccccaggatgcctcagattcccagtgccttagagcccaggctgatccacccacctatgagCCCATACACTGTCATTGGCAGAcgacagcacaaaagaaatgacatgaaaaatcaaatgcaatataacccagttagaccacccagtaatacaatgaatgcatctatccaaaacatagaagagttattaggatcagaacatcaaattgaagttatgagcaatgcaaccctgaccaacctactgatagaacttgcaggaaaacaatggaggaccaataatcgtgtggatgctaccatcactaagctagaacaaattgataaaaaattggaaggagttcaaagagtgAAAATACTTTGAGGGAGCGTGAAAATCATGGGCtcaacaatgcactactaaatgatgaatgggtcaatgaagaaatcaaaaaggaaatcaaaaaattcatagagtcaaacgataatgagaacacaacataccaaaatatttGTGACACAAAGAACTCAGTTCTAATAGGTAAGTTTATAGCTTtcagtgtctatattaagaaattagaaaggtcacaagtaaacaaactaatgcttcaccttaaagccttggaaaaagaagagcaaggcaaaccaataattagtagacaggaagaaataataaagatttgggcagatattaattaaatagaaaccaaaaaaaaaaaacaattaaagaatcaatgaaacaaagacttagtTCCTTGagaggataaataagattgataaacattaaaaaaaaaatacgtgtggtggcacacgcctttaatcccagcacaaaggaggcagaggtaggaggatcactatgagttcaaggccaccctgagactccatagtgaattccaggtcagtctgggccagagtgagactctaccttgaaaaaccaaaaaaaaaaaaaaaaaaagattgatacacacttaccaaatctgaccaaaataaagagagaagagacacaaattaataaaattagagatgaaaaaggtaacatcacaacagataccagagaaatccaaaatccatagggacatactataaaaacatacactccgctaagtatgaaaatctgaaagaaatggatgatttccttggtttatatgacttacctaaattaaatcaagatgagattgataatttaaatagacctataacaagtatggagatccaagaagttatcaaaatctcccaaataaaaaaaggtcAGACCCACATGgaatcactgctgaattttaccagaccttcagggaagaactaacactattgcttcttaaccttttccataaaatagaaaaagaaggaatcttaccaaactccttctgcgAAGCCAGCAACAccctgaaattcatttggaatcacagaaaacctcgaatatctaaaataatactgagcaacaaaaataaggctggaggtatccccatacctgatcttaacctatatacagagccatagtaacaaaaacagcatggtactggcacaaaagcagacatgtagatcaatggaacagaatagaggacccagatataagaccaggtagctataaccacctaatatttgattaaaatgccaaaaatactcattggagaaaagacagcctcttcagcaaatggtgctgggaaaacaggatatttttctgtagaaagatgaaaatagattcttttctctctccttgcctaagAATTAAGCCCaattggattaaagaccttaacatcagacctgaaactctgaaactgctagaggaaaaagtaggagaaacccttcaatatattgctcttggcaaagactttctgaatacaactccagttgctcaggcaataaagccacagattaaccactgggacccttgaaattacaaagattttgtactgcaaaggacactgtgaatacagcaaagaggcaacctacagaatgggaaaaaatctttgccagctgtacatctgatagaggattcatatctaggtcatgcaaagaactcaaaaaattaaataataggaaatcaaacaagctgataaaaaattggctatggaactaaacagagagttctcaaaagatgaaatatgaatggtgtataagcattaaaaaaaatgttctacatccctattcaccagggaaatgcagattaaaactatgttgagattccatctcactcctatgagattggctactatcatgaaaacaaatgaccataaatgcttgtgaggatgtggaaaaagaagaacccttctacagtgttggtgggaatgcaatctggtccagccattgtggaaatcagtgtggaggttcctaagacatctaaaaattgatctaccatatgacccacctatagcactcctaggcatatatactaagggCTCATCTTATtaccttagaagtatgtgctctaccatatttattgctgGTCAATTCACAAtaacttggaaatggaaccaacctagacgtccctcaactgatgagtgaataattaagatatggcacatttaaccaatggagttctactcagcagtaaagaaaaatgaagttattaaagtTGCAGGAAAAGGGAttgatatggaaaggattatactaagtgaggtaacccaggcccagagagacaagggtcacatgttctctctcatatgtggaccctagctacagatgactaggattctgtgtgaaaaggaaaaaactcagtagcagagaacagtaagctagaaaagagatataaagggaagagaaaggaagggggtacttaataggatggtattgtatatatgtatgtagaagaatagattaatgggggtgaaaaggcccaaaatgaggtctgcggaagagattgagtaaaggaaaggtggagggacagctaatcaaaatctaagaggatataaataaatcatatgtaatcctactttggggtacaatggaacactcaggagccatagattgttgctagaaaattttcagtgccagggatgggatacctccagtgagttgttggcctgggaagtccctgatgtccccaaaacattataggccattgccgaggcccttggtttcccaccaggaatagatggtaagaccctattgctgaagaagtgggctgcaaggccactgagaaatcctgctagaaatGAGatgataaactcctccatgtagatcagctgacagaaagctgtaagaagccattctgcatacagttcaatggaagaaagagaagtcACCAGGGAAGATAGTCCACAGTGGACACAGTGAGCCTTatttttggccagccaggccaaatgaatcaatgggtgcaatcgtggcacgtctgttatggggtaaaccaactgccctccagttggactggaggcctgctccataggagggaatacgtccctgacactgaaaacttaaaacaggggtagtcatgagccctaggggtgtaacatgtgctgttgtctggctaaatttatatactatgcttatcaaactgtccagtaaggacttctgttaatgttcacacccttatattaatgctactctcacttttggcagagaatcttctattttcagatggcagtgaccttgggacagctcagaagttatcatggtgttggagagaagtgactggagtactgagtaatatctcaatcacaccttccaaggctcagaggaaagtggagggaggaaaggtattaccatggggtattttttataatcatggaagttgttaataaaaagttggaagagggctggagagatggcttagcggtgaagcgcttgcctgtgaagcctaaggaccccggttcgaggttcggttccccaggtcccacgttagccagatgcacaagggggcgcacgcgtctggagttcgtttgcagaggctggaagccctggcgcgcccattctctctctctccctctatctatctttctctctgtgtctgtcactctcaaataaataaaatttttaaaaaaaagttggtagacaaaaaaagaatggcaagtcTGGCCATCcattatatttaacatataatttatcctgatatggacagtttaattagcacttctggttcaggcctatataccaggtttattagatgggtactgacctggtgtgatCCCAgtaaccttttgggatgattttggtcactGCTGGGTGCGCTCCTGCttaggtccctctttggtgcactgtcagttcaagttggcatggccaggtccctgaATTGTTTCTgggttcgctggagctgggcactggtggtgggggaggggaggctgccacgctgctgtagttctctcgctgttccacgtgttcttctaccttgtgatctgctcctcccttgTTCACTgacgttctcccttcacatttgtTCAGTTTGTGGagggctccagtgtgagtggaaattcCCCTCACCTGCGGCTTTACTGCAGCTCAAGCGGAGCCTGGCGGCTGGCTGGCACGCAGCCACTGGCAGTCCTGTAGACCTGCcagagccgcttctgcctgcctctgtgggctctggatgctctgatctctcctacttctccactgccatttcaatttcctatacacctcactttttagtaaaagtgtgtatttggcTGGGTttggggttgttgttttttttggctttgtccCCCGTAGGccgctttggcatggtacctacactgccatcttaactggaagtccagttATTGTTCTTAATAGCAGTCATTTTTCAATCAAGCACATACATTGTATAGACACaccatgtgttggcaccatcttttctatcctccctcccccattcaGCAAGGGACCATCCTCAGTAggatttcccatggggttgtgggttatgctttgtgggagcagcagtcaacaTGTGGCTGTTACAGTCCTTATGCCTGTCTTTCAcaaatctccctgagccttggtgcgtgtgtgttaagtctacttcagtgatgcgcTCTCAGGAAATTATGTTTCCCTAGATGCATTTGTTAAAGTCCTAAGCTCTAGCATCTCATAATGTGATATTTGGAGGGAGGTATGTTATAGATCAAGTAATTAAAGCTAAACACAGTCATGAGCACAGGTCCTAATCCTTTATAACTGGTGTCCATATAACACACAGTCAGCATGACAAAGCACAGTGAGACCATGACTGTCTGCAAGCTCAGGAGAGGGGACTCATGAAACCAACCCTGTCAGCCTCTGCACTTCAGACTTCCAGTGTACAGAACTGCGAAAATATGTTTCTGTTACTTAAATGACTCAGAATGTGGTGTTTTATTACTAGTCAACCACTGGGATGGATCTCACTGACATAAAGGCAAATGTGAGGTACAAGAACACGCTCAATGCTACTCCACTTACAGGAAGTTTAAGAACAGGCAGAACTCAATGATGACCATAGACAGGTGTCTCTGGATATGAATTGTATAGTCCATCCTTAAGGTGTATCAgccagttggagctctggctgttcttgCTTGCTGGCTGGTGGTTCTGTCGGTCTTCTATGGATcaatggaagtgagccagcttcttttatcatgatggaactttccctggaattTTTAAGGCTGATATAAACCCTCTTCTCCCATAAACTTCTTCTGGATGGACGTTTGACCCAgtgacaagaaggtaactaccacAATGTGAAAGATCCAAGAATTAAGAACatgacttctgggctggagagatggcttagcagttaaggcacttgcctgtgaagtggaaggactcaggttctattccccaggacccatgtaagccagatgcacaaggtggcctctggagtttgtttgcagtggctgaaggccctggtgtgcccaatccctccctctctctatctgccaatctctttccctctttcaagtaacttaataaaaatattttttaaaatttaaaagaaacctaCTTCTGAAAAGATCAACGTTATATATAGAAAACGCTCTATACAAGAAGAGTACACACTATTTCATAATTCACCAGCAAATATATTTAAGGAAGGAAATCACGTGCTCATCTCCATAGATTCAGAACCTGCTGCTGCAGTTTTTCTCTTTCAGCCACTCTGCCTGTGGTGGCCTGTTCTCATGTGCAGGGCTTTGAAAAGCACAAGGAAGGCTGGTGAATGCTCAAGTGTGTTTTATTTGCATTCATCTGCTTGGCACTGTCTTTTCGAAGGTCCAGAAGCACTCTCCACAACACCCTTCCTGTCTTAGAGATGGGGTCAGGGAAACCTCGATTGATACCAGAAAGGTACGAGAGACAGAGAA carries:
- the LOC123454810 gene encoding vomeronasal type-1 receptor 3-like encodes the protein MFPSDMVLGIFLTSEFCIGFIGNSLFFLYYVYIFLDKHYLKKSTDAIVMHLTIVNTLTIVFLLIPDIASSFGVRRLLNDAGCKAVLYIHRVTRGLSICTTSFLSTFQAITISPSNSKWAWLKPKLSTWIFPSFFLFLVINMLIYIHLIHTVIARNNDSHAVRGYIHAFCKNIEFRVDSWQFFFVLLTRDLFFVVLMMSTSLYMVNLLFRHHRRTQHVHSQSLSSQPSPETKATHSILLLVICFVFFYWLSNIVTIYRFYTSEKILRLEGVNAILSSCYPAMCPFILMRNKKIILKFSASNANLTFVEGSSVSGNSPHLRLYCSSSGAWRLAGTQPLAVL